Part of the Notamacropus eugenii isolate mMacEug1 chromosome 5, mMacEug1.pri_v2, whole genome shotgun sequence genome is shown below.
ATTCTTTCCCTCGtctatccctctctcctgtcctttcctctatccttctctcctctcttttccttcatctctctccacttctctctcctttctccctttctgtcactttcccactttctccacctctcattctttttaacttccctcctctctctccctctctctttcctctatcccagttctctttcccctcttcctctctctttcccctttctctatttctccctcttcttccctatCTCCGTCcctccagttttctttctctgtctcccctctgttctcccttcctttgcctcactcttcctaattttccctctctgcttctctcccactctctccctcttttatccttctctctccacttctctgcctttcttcccctcatctcctctcactttttctccctcactctgctctttctccctctcaatctccctcatctcttttctctccctctctcctttatcCTTTTCCTACTGTCTCCCTGTACCCCTCTCATCCCATTCTCtaactttcctctccctctctttccctctttctctctcctctctctctcctctttaatttttcttgctctctcctctttcttctcccttcttcctctatttttccttttctctccctctcctgactcctctctcccccatttctgtctctctcctttccaccctctctcctttcctctctccctactctCTGTGTGCCtccttcatctctttcctttccctcctttctctctccctccctcccctacacCTTTTCTTacattccctctccccttctctccttccctacctccttccTTGATCAGCCCCtttatcctctttccctccctaacattctctttccccttcctctcttctcctccctttttcttttcctttttctcctatctcctccctcccctctctctccttgttcctctccatctatctcttctctctctccacctctgtatcagtattttctcttccatctcttcttcctccagactctatcttcatcctttctttccatttttcctttcctttgttctcttGAATTCTCAGCTCCCATCTTTCTTTACCCcttctttctgtcatttttccctctttccccccattcTTCTTCCTCTGCCCCCTCATGATTCCCTCATCTCcatattttccctctttctccttaattctctaccttcttttttctttcttcctttgatctttcctcctctcccttgtccccattgtcttctctctctctctctctctctctctctctctctctctctctctctctctctctctctctctctctctatctctctccccccatctctctctctctgtctctcagtctttctttctctctctgtctctctgtctctcctctctgtctctctatatctctctcttctctctttcctctctctctcctctcctctccttctcctccctttcatcttcctgatctttcttcttcctcatccccagTCTCTCCTCCTAGGCTGCCATTCTCTTCATTCTGGGTAGTAATGATGGCGTGCATTTCTATGGTGCCCCCCAtgccaggccctgggctaagCCTTTTACAAAGATCATctgatcctcccaacagccctaggaggtccgtgctcttattatccccactttatggttgaagaaactgaggcaagcggcggggaagtgacttacccagagtcacacagctagtcagggACGCTTCCACCCCTCGCTGCATCTGGTCATGAGAAAGGAGCCTCCCACGAGGAGGGGTGAGAGAGATGGCTTTCTTTAGCTACGCTTTCAGAGGCTGCCTCCTCTCTTGCCTTCAGCTGCTTCTCCGTggctcctctctcctctctggaggAGTTGTCCCCtggtcttcctctcccctcttgccACTCCTGCACAATCTCTCTGCTCCATCACCACCCATTcctacccccccacacacaagggtatccccctcccccccccccaggctcCACTGTGCGCCCTCCTCTTTGTGATCTCTCAAGTCTACACTGTCATGGAAGTCAGAGCAGCACAGTAGCCCAGAGGGGCCACAGGTAAGATGGAGCCTTAGAAAGGGCAGTGGGCCCGGCGGGGGCAGCAGCAGGGCTCAGAGCTGGAGTGCCGAGTGTGTAGCAGGGGAGTCCAGGGAGGCCTGTTCTGAGAGCCTAGCAGGGAAACAGAGGAAGCTTACAAATAAGGGACGGTCGTGtttagaggcaacagggaggAAATGCAGGACAAGAGGCAAAGGGAGATGCGGAGGCAGCTGAGGCTGGCTTCTCCAACAGAGGGGGAAGGCTGAGGGAAGTTGGACGAGGTGCATCCTggctctgggcctcagattcctcgtCCACAAGCTCCTGTAGAACAAGGAATGGCAGAAGAGCTTGAGTAGAGAAGTAAAGGCTTGGAATAGCtgaggcagaggaaggagagaaggatttCTGTGCAGCAGTGAAGACTCACTGCGATGAGCTGTCCTCAGAGGATCCAGCCTGGCCAgctgctctgtctctctccagtGGACATGGGGACACTCCACATTCCTTGCCTCTCatgctccagccaaactgacctccGTGCCATAGTGGGTGCCTGGGCACAGGTGGCCCTCCAGTGTACCTCCCTCCTCTGATATTTGGCCTGACCTGCTCCTGCTCCCTACATGACCCCCACTTTATCTGTGTGCCCTGTCCTTTCCCTGCCCCCAGGAGAGGGTAAGCTCCTTGCCAGCAAGCATTGAGCTTCGGTAGCTTTTCTGCCTCCTGTGCCTTCCATGGGATGGGGGACCTTGCTCATGATGCTGAATGAATGTAATTTAACGCATGGACAAGGGTGTGGGAGCCATGTAGGGGTCTTGGCTGACATGTGGAAGAGGGCTTGTCCTGGTTCCCAGCCCCACCCTCCTTTGCCCCCAGCCAGGTTAGAGCCAGTATAAAGGGTTGTGGAAGGGAGATGAAGGGGGATAGCAGGACGAGCCTCCTCACCGGAGTGGCACCCGGCTCTGAGGGCCCACCTAGTCAACAGCTCTTGGTAATTTTCATTCTCACAGCCTGGATGTCTTCTCCATGTTCTGCTCCTTACCTCAGAGACGGAAAACTGGGTTTAAGCCCTGTCTCTAACAGACATAAGCTGTGCAAAGACAGGAAGGTCATTCCCCCTTTTCTGTGACTTTATTCCTCTAGATAATGGGGGCAGTCTCCCCGTTTTCAGGAAAGCATCTGGAATTGGGAGCTGTCTCCTTCCTCGCTCTCCTCCTCAGTCTCCCTCCCGCCTTCCCTTCATCCCGCTCCCCCTCCCACTTCTCCCCATTCTCATCAGCCCTCTGGCCTCTCTCTCTTTGCCCctcatctcctttcctcttttctccctccccttccctggtGTGCCCTCTCTTCTGCTTCCTgtcccccctttccttctcccagaaTCAGAGCCCCGTGTTCCTGACAGTTCCAGCCCTAGGCTGGGGTCACTGTTAGCTTTGGAGTGCGGGGCCCGTGGCCCCcaatcctcttttctcctccccattcctttttctttctggtttctttctCGTCTTCCGGCCACTCCCATGagacttcttttctcctcctccttccttcctttagccTTCTCTtgtctcatctctctccttctcaatacaatcttctcccttcttttccttttctttttctttccttttttatttatccCTCTTtgttacttcctttctttttcatcaggcttttcctgcctttcttcctcctccatttccttcttttcctttcattcctttcctctcttccttctctccctttcttcttgaccttttaaaatgtttatggaTGCTCCTCTCTTTTATTAACATCACCGTCACTTCCCTAATAATGTCTCCAAAAGCACAgtttctagtttaaaaaaaaaaactgaatacaTCGGTCATGTTTGAAAATGTCTGCCTCATTTCACACACCTCTAATCCACCACTTCTCTGTTGAGAGATCTGcctcccttcatctctccctctctccttttccactcggtttcttcttcctccctgtcTCTTCTATCTGATCTTTTTTCACTGTCCTCtgcctccctttttcttctctccctttccttctcttccttttctattttttccttttccttgccccatctctctccaatttcttttatttattctctctctatcatcttcttgctccttttattttctctccccttcccttttcttctgcctGTTTCTCATTTATccctttttcctgtcttttttccttcctcttcccattcctctcattcccttcttttccttgctTTACATATCCCTCTTGCCTCACTCTCTTCTGTCttaatttttcatcttctttcctcctccctgttctcttttcttctgccttcttctcttttcactttcttcttcctcctcttctctgtcttctccccCTTTGCTTATTTCTCTTCCGCTCACTTTCTTTACCTGCTTCCTTTACCTTTATTTTCTTCCGTTCTCCcaattttcccctctttcttctctcttcatcttctcccttcctcctttcttgctctcttccttgtccctctctcctgtcttcttccttttttatttcttctttctcttcagtttcctctccctccctctctccactttgttctccctcttctttttctcctcctcttccctcttctcattgTTTTCTTGCTGACCTTTAAGCCATAAGCCCtgaattcagaattccacttctgacacttTATACTTGAACAATTAGTCAACACACTTTCAGAAGTGGTTACTAACTGGCCGCAGGTTCCTTATTTGCATGATGAAGAGATTGAGGCTTGAGGTCCTTCCCAGCCTGTCCTTATGGTACAACGGGCTTGTCTTCTGTTCTATTCATCTTGttgtcttccctctctcctctccctgtcttccttatccccattttcttctgcttccttctctccttttcttttttttccctctctcatcaAATCAGCAAGCGATTCAAAAGcactactctgtgtcaggcactgtgctcagcaccagggatacaaagaaaggcaaagaccaGTGTTTGCCCTCCGGGGGCTTCCAGTCTAGTGGAGGAAACAACCTGCAAACCATGCTGGACAGATCATTTATAGATGGGATAAGCAGGAGATAATCGACAGAGGGGAGGCATTAAGGGGGATGTGAAAGGGCTTCCTGTGGGAGGTGGGACCTTTGCTAAGACTCCAAGAACGTCACAAGGTGGAGATGAGGCagaagagaattctaggcatgggggatggtAAGTGAAAATGTCTAGAGTCAGGAGACGGAGGGTTTGCCTGAGAAAGAGCCAGGAGACTGGAGAGCTCTCTCCACTCTGTctcctgtccctccctccctgcttccctctctcttctcctcttttcttcattctttactgttgtctctatttcttcttcctcctcacttgTCTTCTGttgcttctcctttttccttgctctttcccctctttcttctttctccctccttctcattgcctcctttctcctcttccctcatcctctcccgccctttcttctcatttttaattctctcttactcttgcctttttctcccttccactttcttctccttctttcttacttttctccctcctgagcgacttcttcctccctttctttatccTCCTCTCTgtactttctccttcctcttttctcctgccctttcttgtcttcctccctttctttatccTCCTTTCtgtactttctccttccttttttctcctgccCTTTCTTCTGTCCTCCCTTTCTTTATCCTCCATTgactttctctcccctttccctttccttactCTCTCCCTGCTCTCTTGGTTTCCTCTTCCGTAAATTTAGGGGATTGGACTttgtggcctctaaggtccctttcggTTCTATATCAAcgatcctttcttcttctcctctattCTCACCTTCCTTCCTCCCGCTTCAtccctcttctcatttcttctcctcgTCTTTCTTATTCTTCACCTTTTCCTCACTTGTACTGACTCAAACTTCTTGTCTCCTCTCTCCATCCTTCACCTCCCTCTTTGTCCCTCTTCTCCGTTCTCCCTActcatcactttcttctcctcccttttctcttcccgaattccctttcttccctcaggATCCccatttcatgcttttcttttcccaccgacctctcaccccaccccctgcccccctTTGCCTTCTTCCTCCTGCTCAACCTTCTGCCTCTCACTCCAGCCCCAggcccttctctctcctctttctcttctctcctcagaccCTTTCTACCTCACTGTCCTACCCATCCCTAGCCAACTTTTCTGCCCTCTTATTCTCTCACTTtcacatcttctcttttctttcatccttcccttttcttcagggctgggaggggcctcagagcAGGGGGTGTCAGGGCTAGGTGATGGAGGGAGGGCATTTTTCAAACAGAAAAGGTCAGGGTAAAGAGGGAGTCAGGACAAGGCTCTGTCCATGTCCTCCAACTACttccatcttacagatggagaaactgaggtgtaAAAAGATTCTCCCTTGGTCTTCCCTTCGCAGTCATTGCCATGTgttcctctcccattctcttttccttgCCCCCCTCTCCTCTAAAGATTCCCTTCCAtgccctctcccccttccccaggggCCAGGGTGGGCTGAGGCAGCAGCTCCTTGGGATTGGCTGCTGGGCAGGGCTGGCTGGGAGAAGACCCTTGTGACCTTTCTCTGTATATCCTCTTCTCTGCCTGTCTTGCACCCTGGGACACCTGCTTTGGATGCTGGACAAAGTCACTGGTCAACAAGGAAGATGATGAGGACAGCGCCCAGAGCCCCGCCTCCTAGAGGGTGATTCCTAAGTGCTGGGAGAGGGAAGGGCTGACTGGCTGGACCCACTAACTCCCCCCTTACCTCACAATGACCCTTCAGGCTTCTTCACTGGACATGTCTGGGCTGCCTAAataggtagtgagctccccactTCCCTAGGCTCCTGTATGACCTGGAAGACTGGCCATTAGGGTCACTCCCAGCTCAGAGTCTGTATTTCatgccttcccacccccacccccaaacccccaAGCAAAGAAtcttcttcccccccaaaaatccACTTTTCTCCAACCTCtggccatttcctcttccttcaggAAGACACCAGCCACCTGGGATTCGGAGGAGGCCTCCAGGACACAGCCTCATGCCCCCCTGCCTTCCAGCTGCTCCAGCCCCTTCCTCACTCTGCTGATCTCCCTAGAGACAGGGCCTGTTGAAGAGCAGTTTCCAGTGACTTTGTAGGACCAAATCTGCAAGACCTGATGACCACGAGGATCCAGAGAATGGATGAGAGCTGCCCACTCTGGCCAGAGGCACCAGATTCAGGGGACAGACTGAGGCCTCCAGCCAGGGCTTAACCACACCTACATGCTAGCTCAAGGAGGGTGGGGGCAGGTGGTTTTGTGTTTATTAAAtaaacttactttttaaaaaaagacacacCCCCTTGTGCTCCTTCTCTGCACAGCCCGTGCAAGGTCAGGAAGCCCCTTCTCCTACCCGTGCCCTGGGGGCTCGCTCATCACACCAGCCTGAGCAGGCGCACCAGCCTGGAAACCCATGGCTCAAGGTTGTTCAGGATGGGCGTCATCTGCTGGTGAAACCTGAAACTGCAACCCAGCTCTCTTAGTCACTCCCAAGCCCTTGACCCTTGCTTCTAAGAAGTTGTAGAAAGTGGGACAGTAGAGATGGGAAGTCCTTGGGCTTGGGTCCCGCTTGGAGATGGTGGTGAGAAAGTAACCCCAGAAGAACCCTGGAAACGTCCTCCCCTCAGCCTCCTAGGAAGTTCCCCACCAGCCGCCACCCTGCCATCCATAGGAACACAGCCTGGAGTCCACAGAAATCACCTCCAGAACCTACAGATAAGCTCACTGGAACCATGTCTGAGCACAACACAAGGGCAAAGTGCTTGAGTGACCCCTTCTGGGACACATCTCTTCCGGCTACACGTCCGTCTTCCCATTAATAACAATACATCCTCACTGTAGGGTGAAGgtgtttttcttctccctccatggCCACCTGCCCAGGACTTGGCATGCCACCATGGCCAAATCCCTTCTCTCTAGGTCTCCGTTCCCTCTTCTGCCCCTCAATGCCACTCAGAGCCAATGTTCTCTTATCCTGTGGACTCAGGGGCCACAAAGCTCTTGTTCTGCCCAGAATGGTGGCCCCCAACCTAACTGACCACTGGGGAGCACACTGCCCTCAACCACGGAGAACATGCCAAGAGGGGAGTTTTCAGATATAATGTGGTTTGAAATGCCCTTTTCTGGGCCTCGGTGAGACCCCAAAACGGCCTGCCACCTGCTTTTGTACTGTATGTTCAATGTGACTGTACATGCATGGCCTACATCAGATGGCacaccatcttgggaaggggtgaaggaaagaaaatttaaaattcaaaatcttgtaaaggggaatgttgaaaactagaaataaagatttttaaaaaatatttacatttttaaatggtagaaaaaatcaaaagaatgtttCGTGGCACATGGAAATTATAGGAAATTCAAATTTCCATGTCCATTAACAAAGCTTTATTGGAACACAACCGCATGTGTTGTCTATGGCAGCGGTCCTGCTCCCAAGGCAGTATGGTAGAGACATGTCATGTGCTCAGGGCCTAAAGGATCCCAGATGAGCAGTTGGGACCTGCTGGCACCAAGGGCCCTGGGCACCATCATACTTCAACATTCCATCTTGTTTCTGGCCCCTAGAGCCCACCTGCCATGTCAGAACAGAAGTGGCCTTGGAACGCTGCACTTCTAAGGCACAACACACATCTTTTTGTTACTGAATCAGGTGAGAGAGCATCGTGGGCACCGGGTAAGGAAGGATACGGGGACCTCACCTTGACATTCCCAGACCAAGCCTTGGTCATAACAGGTCCAACTCACAGCAACGtcagaaaaacaaggaaagtaaAAATACACCATCTCATCCCAGCAGAACTTCACACAAAAATAAACCATGAAAGTGAGGATGCAACCAGAGGGGTGCACTTGTTGGTCCTTCATCGACGGTCTGACGGCGGATATCCAGAGAAGGCGAACTTCTTTTTCAGACGGCTGGCCTTCTGGTCTGATTCCAGTCGTACTGGAGGTTAACATTCATATTTGGCATCATGAAAAGAGGGGGTAAGTAAAATCCCACGACAGATCAGCCAGAGCGTGTGCAAACAAGCCTGACAGGAAGCGAACACCAACTCTGAACCCCAGCGATGCTTAACGTGACTCCCCTCAAAATCATCCCACTGTTCTCATTAGACAcagcacaaaaacaaaaacagactcCATGATCCCATCTGAATTCCATCAACAGAGAATCTGAGGAAGTTGTTTTCTCCCTACATGATGGCTCAGCTTGGCCCAGAAGACTCACTGCCCCATCCCGGGGTCTCTGAGGCAGTCCCACCACCCTGAGCTGGACTCTCGGATTCCCTCAGGCGGGTGCCCAGCCACCCTTCACATCACCAGACTCAAACTGCATCGGGGTCTGACCCTCACTACAATATGCCCGCAAGGGGCCAGCCTGCAGGGAGGGCACCTCACTGCCCTTTGGGACAAGCTGCTCCACCAAAGCCCAAACACGCCATTCTCCAGCACCCGAGGCCCCCCTCCCCGCCCAGGCCCAGCATCCCCAGCTCCTTCATCTGATTCTCTAGGATGGCCTGTGCCCTCCAAACGAAGCAGGACAACCTTGGGGCAAAGCAGCACCTGACTACCAGTCCTGCCTCCACAGCCACTTTCAAGGAGAACAGCCCTTGAGATGGCAAATCCTGTTGTCCTTGCGTCCTCACTGGTTCTTGAGGGCAGCACCTTGTATGCAGCAGGCACTTAACACTTGCTTTCCCACTCATTTATGTGCTCCAGTCTGCCACACAACTTCCCAATGCCCTGGACCTGATCAGTCTGCACTGGGACTTGAGCAGTCACCTAGCACCTGCGTTTTACAAAGGAAGGAACTGAGGAGATGGTGCTGGTGCAGCCTGAGTTTGCACAGGCCTCCTGCAATTCAAACCCTCCCCTGGAGGACTGCTGGGTGGGACAGCCTCAGCGGGGCTCTCATGGGTCCAGGCCTCCCCCACCTCACACCAGGCAGTCAGCTAGTTGGGCCCAGGGAGAAGAGCCTTTACCCCATTACCCTTCTGGGTCATGTCCTAACTAGTCCGTCCAGAGGGCCAGGGGTCTCGAAGAGCCCCTTGCCTGAGGCCCCAAACACCTCAGGATCCTCCCTCAGGGAATAAAACAGTGTCACGTTGTCTGGCTCAAGTCATGCCACAAGACCCTGGGCCCCCTGACTCTCAATTCAGTCTAGTTCAGTGAGACAAGAGCCTGTGGGGACCCAACTGGAGCTGTTTATTTAGTGACAAACTGCTGAACAAATCCGCCCTTATCTCCCACTGCCCCCACCcccgccacccccaccccctccctggcCGCCAGCATCCGGAGCTCCAGACATCATGAGGAACAGGACAATGGGGACGATGTACATCCACTGCGGAGAGGAGAGCCAGGAGCATGGGGAAGAACAGGGAGTTGggcaggaaggggaaagaaaccaaaaggaaaagagaagccaGGGAAGAGGCCTCAGAACAGGCACAGAGAGCCAAAGCCATAGAAATCCAGAGCCCAGCAAAGACATACCCCCACCCCAAGGAGGTGGACACATGTTAATACCcagaatgggggaaggaggggaggaaaggtggaggagagagagagaaggaaagaagagaatggggggggaaagagggagaggggggagagaggtggggagagagggagagagaggtggggagaagagggggggagagagggggaagggagggagagcgAGAGCAAGAGTGAGagcgagagagaaagagagggagagggagggagggagggatggagggagagagagggagagagagagggagagatttgtGAGAATTGGTTTCACTCCCTTTCATCCCCCCCAGCCccagggaaggagggatgggaGCCTCATGTGAGGGAGCAGCAGAGGCAAGCAGTGAGGGAAAGGGGGGCCCAGGATCCCCTACGTCTctacaggagggagggagggccagtcctgggggagagggggaggagaagggggttACTTGGGTCCTCACTCAAGCCTCAGACGATGGTGCTGGGCCCCGGGCCGGACGCATGGCAGTAAGAAACACGGCGCCCCCCAGGATGAGGTGCCACTGAGAAGGGAGATGGGAAGTGGAGGGTCAGGGCAGCCTAAGGGGCCCCTAGCTCTGCTGGatcttcttcctcccacccccctccCTGAGGGAGCAGGAGCTGACTTCCCAGGGAAACTCTAAGGGATTAGGGGAGCGAGGCCAAGAGAGACCAGGAAgagcaaaggaggagaaggaagaggagagaagctgagagaatgaggagactgagccaaagtggggagagggggatgaggaggagaaggggccCAAGTGGGGACAGCCCAGGGGGCCAGAGAGGGAGTGAGGGTGCAAAGGGAGAGgccagaggggaggaggggcccCACTACAGGGGCTCCCAAAGTGACCACAGATTGCTGGGGTTGAAATGAGGGAAAACCTGGAGCTGTAGCCACTCTTACTgatggcagagaagaaaactggggCCTGATGCCTCCAGAGGGAAGAAACAAGCAGAACCCAGGGCTGAACTCTTCCCAAAGAGGCCTGTCTGGAGCCTCCGACAAGGGAGGGGTTCGCTCTCCAGGGTTGACACCACAGATGAGGGAGAGGCCACATTTGTCCCACTTGCTCTCCTGGACTTCCTGCCAAGGCTGCTGGACTGGAAAGACCAGAACAAGCGGGAAGACAGAGAGTGGCTACCCAAGGGAAGCCTGGAGATGTAGCTCCAAGCCCCCAGCTGCCCATGAGGAGCTCACAAGAAGTGGAGTAAAAGTAGCCCTTGGGGACTGAAAGAAAGGGCACATGAGATGTCTATGAAGTACCAGAGGACTGGGAGAAGACCATGCACCACTGAAGTGACCTGGATTAAAAGGGTGACTGGTGAGCAACTAGAAAAAGGAGGAGCCATCCCAGAGAGCAGTGGACCTTCCTCAAGAGCAGGTCTCAGCCCCTAACCAGAGTTCCTTCTTTGAAGGTGTTACTAGACCAAAGATTTGCTGCATTTTAGCAAAGGAAAGTGTCTCATGCTCAGCTGGAAGGCTGCCTCTGCCATGAA
Proteins encoded:
- the LOC140503243 gene encoding uncharacterized protein — encoded protein: MALSPPFSPFLPLPSFSPPPSLSHFLPLTPFKLFSSLHLALFSSPLLSLFSLFPLFLPISPFLPNSLTHSLIFPFFFPLILSPSFSSFSPSPFLSTSILLSLSPSLFLSSSLSFSLLSIPSSSSLSPPFLFVSFSLSPLLSPSKFLLLFSLSLSSPLYLFFSAVFFFLSPAFSSLPPPSPFFSPISVSSLLPPFFSFLFSLLPLSSHSFSLFAPPLSFALPLSPLFFLFPFLPFSSLLFSPVFYFLSSFPPSLPLSPSCLFSPFYLSPLVPLFLFSSFLYLSLFSPFLAFLSLPPYITFPFFSPLSHSNFLSLSPHLHFCVSSLPFSSSFLSSLPLPLSPLSPALPPTFSLSSSSIPLLCPSLTPSLFLSLVYHSFPRLSLSPVLSSILLSSLFLHLSPLLSPFSLSVTFPLSPPLILFNFPPLSPSLFPLSQFSFPSSSLFPLSLFLPLLPYLRPSSFLSLSPLCSPFLCLTLPNFPSLLLSHSLPLLSFSLHFSAFLPLISSHFFSLTLLFLPLNLPHLFSLPLSFILFLLSPCTPLIPFSNFPLPLFPSFSLLSLSSLIFLALSSFFSLLPLFFLFSPSPDSSLPHFCLSPFHPLSFPLSLLSVCLLHLFPFPPFSLPPSPTPFLTFPLPFSPSLPPSLISPFILFPSLTFSFPFLSSPPFFFSFFSYLLPPLSLLVPLHLSLLSLHLCISIFSSISSSSRLYLHPFFPFFLSFVLLNSQLPSFFTPSFCHFSLFPPILLPLPPHDSLISIFSLFLLNSLPSFFFLPLIFPPLPCPHCLLSLSLSLSLSLSLSLSLSLSLSISLPPSLSLCLSVFLSLSVSLSLLSVSLYLSLLSFLSLSSPLLLLPFIFLIFLLPHPQSLLLGCHSLHSG